The proteins below are encoded in one region of Pomacea canaliculata isolate SZHN2017 linkage group LG7, ASM307304v1, whole genome shotgun sequence:
- the LOC112568947 gene encoding uncharacterized protein LOC112568947: MADTRWAATALGAFLLLQLLPPAIGSSRTGLTWGLFRGLPHVQEVQCRGDALPPDSSLLLMTVYGMSTHPALALLNMATRHCSTAHAFVSCHVHDSEPRRSHVTVLVTDLQEGESRKYGCNVTSVSAGGQVQTTAWAVSVQRLRSRLLPGSTCAGDATCCNIATSGRQLQLPRLALQFGEERQLLASRRHHGRMQAKRAVHGSLRPVSLVDGSYPGGGHRARF; the protein is encoded by the exons ATGGCGGACACGAGATGGGCTGCCACTGCGTTGGGTGCTTTTCTGTTGCTGCAGTTGCTACCACCTGCAATCGGATCTTCCAGAACGG GACTGACCTGGGGTCTCTTTCGCGGTCTGCCACACGTGCAGGAGGTGCAGTGCCGCGGGGACGCGCTCCCCCCTGACAGTAGCCTGCTGCTGATGACGGTGTACGGGATGTCCACCCACCCGGCCCTGGCTCTCCTCAACATGGCCACCCGCCACTGCTCCACCGCCCACGCTTTCGTCTCGTGCCACGTGCACGACTCAGAGCCCAggagaagtcacgtgacggtcTTGGTAACAGACCTACAGGAGGGGGAGAGCAGAAAGTATGGTTGCAACGTCACTTCCGTCAGCGCGGGGGGCCAGGTGCAAACCACGGCCTGGGCTGTTTCCGTGCAACGCCTTA GGTCTCGCTTGTTGCCGGGAAGCACATGTGCAGGGGACGCAACCTGCTGTAACATTGCCACCTCAGGGAGGCAACTCCAGCTCCCCCGCCTCGCCTTGCAGTTTGGGGAGGAGAGGCAGTTGCTGGCATCTCGTCGCCATCATGGAAGGATGCAGGCTAAGAGAGCGGTCCACGGTTCTCTTCGCCCTGTGTCACTTGTGGACGGCAGCTACCCGGGCGGCGGACACAG GGCTCGTTTCTAA